One stretch of Alcaligenes aquatilis DNA includes these proteins:
- the lplT gene encoding lysophospholipid transporter LplT gives MNKGFYLVMAAQALSSVADNALLIAAIALIADLHGPIWMVPMMKWWFALSYVLLAAFVGAFADSYPKGRVMFATNAIKLIGCMLMFCHQYFGMNDSQQLVLVFISYTLVGIGAAAYSPAKYGIVTEMLKPELLVKGNSWIEGLTVLSIIGGTVLGGILINPSIASALAEHPLIAPLAQTRAEVAILLISFIYLSAALCNLLIPRTNIDYPPQQKNPILLLKEFRSYVCILWQDKLGQISLAVTTLFWGAGATLQFIVIEWGAQHLGYRLDQASVLMGVAALGTVFGAVFAARVPLKKSLAVLPVGVAMGFVVLLMPLVHEKWAVYTLLMGIGGLSGFFVVPMNALLQHRGHVMLSAGHSIAVQNFNEQLNILFMLALYSLLLWLRLPINYIIVFFGLMVASLMTVFIIWKNANLRAHPELEACIGQEGHGQALTAK, from the coding sequence TTGAATAAAGGTTTTTATCTGGTCATGGCCGCGCAGGCATTGTCATCAGTTGCTGACAATGCCTTGCTGATTGCCGCTATCGCCCTGATCGCAGATTTGCACGGACCTATCTGGATGGTCCCGATGATGAAATGGTGGTTTGCGCTGTCCTACGTCCTGTTGGCGGCGTTTGTAGGTGCTTTTGCCGACTCGTATCCCAAGGGTCGAGTCATGTTCGCCACCAACGCCATCAAGCTGATTGGCTGTATGTTGATGTTCTGCCACCAGTACTTTGGCATGAACGACTCCCAGCAGTTGGTTCTGGTCTTTATCTCCTACACCCTGGTTGGTATCGGTGCTGCCGCCTACTCCCCCGCCAAATACGGCATCGTCACGGAAATGCTCAAGCCCGAATTGCTCGTCAAGGGCAATAGCTGGATTGAAGGGCTAACCGTTCTGTCCATCATCGGCGGCACGGTGTTGGGCGGTATCCTGATCAACCCATCGATCGCTAGCGCGCTGGCCGAACACCCTCTGATTGCACCGTTGGCCCAGACGCGTGCCGAAGTCGCTATCTTGCTGATTTCCTTTATTTATCTGTCTGCAGCACTGTGCAATCTGCTGATTCCCCGCACCAATATCGACTACCCACCTCAACAAAAAAATCCCATCTTGCTGCTCAAGGAGTTTCGTTCCTACGTGTGCATTTTGTGGCAGGACAAGCTGGGCCAAATCTCACTGGCCGTCACTACCTTGTTCTGGGGTGCCGGTGCCACCTTGCAATTCATTGTGATCGAATGGGGCGCCCAGCATCTGGGCTACCGTTTGGATCAGGCCTCGGTGCTGATGGGAGTAGCAGCCTTGGGGACGGTTTTTGGCGCTGTCTTTGCCGCTCGCGTTCCCTTGAAGAAATCCCTGGCCGTTCTGCCGGTGGGCGTGGCCATGGGCTTTGTGGTTTTGCTCATGCCGTTGGTCCACGAAAAATGGGCGGTCTATACCCTGCTGATGGGTATTGGGGGCTTATCCGGCTTTTTCGTCGTCCCCATGAACGCCCTGCTACAACATCGCGGCCACGTCATGTTGTCGGCCGGTCACTCCATTGCCGTCCAGAACTTCAATGAACAACTGAATATTCTGTTCATGCTGGCGCTGTACAGCCTGTTGCTGTGGCTGCGTTTACCCATCAACTACATCATTGTGTTCTTTGGCCTGATGGTGGCATCCTTGATGACGGTATTCATCATCTGGAAAAATGCCAATCTGCGCGCCCATCCCGAGTTGGAAGCCTGCATCGGACAAGAAGGACATGGGCAGGCATTGACGGCCAAGTAA
- the smc gene encoding chromosome segregation protein SMC, with protein sequence MRLTQIKLAGFKSFVDPTSIPTPSQLVGVVGPNGCGKSNIIDAVRWVLGESKASELRGESMQDVIFNGSSQRKPAGRASVELVFDNSEGRASGQWSTYAEISVRRVLSRDGTSSYFLNNQAVRRRDIHDIFLGTGLGARGYAIIGQGMINRLIEAKPEELRVFLEEAAGVSRYKERRRETESRLRDTRENLLRVEDIQRELDAQLEKLQAQAEVARQYRDLQQDGELKQNLLWLLKESNAQGDQKARFLAIEQAQTKLEESIAGLRHTESALESQRQAHLQAGDALHQAQSQLYEAGSQVSSLEAEIRHVLDSRSRMAQRREQLEQQQHDWVEQQEHCQQELENSEQQREEAAVKLEELQIQLEEAQGALPDLERRVREQAQRRDEMRMALARLEQNLALAAQSQRDADRQIQGVEQRQERLKQELRELNAPDPDNLERLQGDLNMLQNQLQQAQEHMQHLEAQLPRLEQERKEAQEQAVQGGQDMARLEARHLALSRLQEDVARKGTLEPWLAKHGLESMKRLWQSLDVEKGWETALEAVLRERMTALELRRLDMAAAFASDAPPARLSFYQLPEAGAPAKPALDLPLLTSVLRQQEGGLRSLLDNWLHQVYVCQDLKQALSLREQLTDQMAIVVRDGHLVDKHSIRFYAPDSEQAGMLARQQEIAHLERELRGAQLIVDELGHTSTQAEMALQQVRNGLVPARARVGELTARMHDVQLEHSKLAQQAQQSQERGGRINEELEELAVQREELQANREEFEARFETLDEELAEHQGVFAEAQMEGEKGAEQAEQARRTVHERERAVHDAQFAERALVQRMAELERNLALAQEQAQRAAGQLEGLQGELLDLDASAAQAGLQDALELRAEREEAVRLAKIQLDTLAAQLREHEQARAEHEKNLGPLREQVTELQLQEQASRLAVEQFAEQLDSRKVNRSELWSLLQEKTPEWQRVGWLQSEVQRISRQIEGLGPVNLAALEELTTAQERKTYLDAQHKDLSDAIETLEDAIRKIDRETRQLLMETFNIVNQHFGELFPRLFGGGEAKLTMVGDEVLEAGVQVMAQPPGKRNSTIHLLSGGEKALTATALVFAFFKLNPAPFCLLDEVDAPLDDANTERYANLVASMSEQTQFLFISHNKIAMQMAKQLIGVTMQEQGVSRIVAVDVDAAMQMSSV encoded by the coding sequence GTGCGTCTAACCCAGATCAAACTCGCTGGTTTCAAATCTTTTGTGGACCCGACCTCCATCCCAACTCCCAGTCAGTTGGTGGGTGTTGTCGGGCCCAATGGCTGTGGGAAATCGAACATCATCGATGCGGTGCGTTGGGTGCTGGGCGAGAGCAAAGCCTCCGAGTTGCGTGGTGAGTCCATGCAGGACGTTATTTTCAACGGTTCATCGCAACGTAAACCGGCTGGCCGTGCGTCGGTTGAACTGGTTTTTGATAATTCCGAAGGGCGGGCCTCAGGCCAGTGGAGCACCTATGCCGAGATCTCGGTACGGCGTGTCCTGAGTCGGGACGGGACAAGCAGCTACTTTCTGAACAATCAGGCCGTTCGTCGGCGTGACATTCACGACATCTTTTTAGGTACGGGCCTGGGGGCGCGTGGTTACGCCATCATCGGGCAGGGCATGATTAACCGCCTGATTGAAGCCAAGCCCGAAGAGCTGCGCGTATTTCTGGAAGAGGCGGCGGGCGTGTCGCGCTACAAGGAACGTCGTCGCGAAACCGAGAGTCGCCTGCGCGACACCCGCGAAAACCTGCTGCGGGTAGAAGACATCCAAAGAGAACTGGATGCGCAACTGGAGAAATTGCAGGCACAGGCCGAAGTGGCGCGCCAGTATCGGGATTTGCAGCAAGACGGTGAACTCAAGCAAAACCTGCTGTGGCTGTTGAAAGAGTCCAATGCACAGGGCGATCAGAAAGCCCGTTTCCTGGCGATTGAGCAAGCTCAGACCAAACTGGAGGAATCCATTGCCGGCTTGCGGCATACCGAGTCTGCGTTGGAATCACAGCGACAGGCGCATTTGCAGGCCGGGGACGCTTTGCATCAAGCGCAAAGCCAGTTGTATGAGGCCGGCTCCCAAGTGTCTAGCCTGGAGGCGGAAATCCGCCACGTGCTCGATTCGCGCAGCCGCATGGCGCAGCGTCGCGAGCAACTGGAGCAACAACAGCACGACTGGGTCGAGCAACAAGAACATTGTCAGCAGGAGCTGGAAAACAGCGAACAGCAGCGTGAAGAAGCGGCGGTAAAGCTGGAGGAGTTACAGATTCAGCTAGAAGAGGCGCAAGGAGCCTTGCCCGATCTGGAGCGGCGTGTACGCGAACAGGCCCAGCGTCGGGACGAAATGCGCATGGCTTTGGCGCGTCTGGAGCAGAATTTGGCCTTGGCGGCACAATCGCAGCGCGATGCTGACCGCCAGATTCAAGGCGTGGAGCAGCGTCAGGAGCGCTTGAAGCAGGAACTGCGCGAACTCAATGCCCCGGACCCGGACAATCTGGAACGTCTGCAAGGCGATCTGAATATGCTGCAAAATCAGTTGCAGCAAGCTCAGGAGCATATGCAGCATCTGGAAGCCCAGCTTCCTCGATTGGAACAAGAGCGCAAAGAAGCGCAGGAACAAGCTGTGCAAGGCGGGCAGGACATGGCCCGTCTGGAAGCGCGTCATCTGGCCTTGAGCCGTTTGCAGGAAGACGTGGCCCGCAAGGGGACTCTGGAACCCTGGCTGGCCAAGCACGGGCTGGAGAGCATGAAACGTCTTTGGCAAAGCCTGGACGTGGAGAAGGGCTGGGAAACCGCGCTGGAAGCCGTGCTGCGTGAGCGCATGACGGCTTTGGAGCTGCGTCGCCTGGATATGGCGGCTGCGTTCGCCAGCGATGCGCCACCTGCTCGTTTAAGTTTTTACCAGTTGCCCGAAGCGGGGGCGCCTGCCAAGCCCGCGCTGGATTTGCCCTTGCTGACCTCGGTGCTGCGACAGCAGGAAGGTGGTTTGCGTAGCTTGCTGGATAACTGGTTGCACCAGGTTTATGTCTGCCAGGACTTGAAGCAGGCTTTAAGCTTGCGCGAGCAGTTGACGGATCAAATGGCCATTGTGGTGCGTGACGGTCATTTGGTGGATAAGCACAGCATTCGCTTTTATGCACCGGACTCCGAGCAAGCCGGGATGCTGGCTCGTCAGCAGGAAATTGCGCATCTCGAGCGAGAGCTGCGTGGCGCTCAATTGATTGTGGACGAGCTGGGCCATACCAGCACCCAGGCCGAAATGGCCTTGCAGCAAGTGCGTAATGGTCTGGTTCCGGCCCGAGCCCGCGTGGGCGAGCTGACCGCTCGTATGCACGATGTGCAATTGGAACACTCCAAGCTGGCTCAGCAAGCGCAGCAATCGCAAGAGCGCGGTGGTCGTATCAACGAGGAACTGGAAGAACTGGCGGTGCAGCGCGAAGAGCTGCAAGCGAACCGCGAGGAGTTCGAGGCCCGTTTTGAAACGCTGGACGAAGAGTTGGCCGAGCATCAGGGGGTATTTGCCGAAGCGCAGATGGAAGGCGAGAAGGGCGCCGAGCAGGCTGAGCAGGCTCGGCGCACAGTCCACGAGCGCGAACGTGCTGTGCACGATGCCCAGTTTGCCGAACGTGCCTTAGTGCAACGTATGGCCGAACTGGAGCGCAATCTGGCCTTGGCGCAGGAGCAGGCACAACGCGCTGCCGGCCAGTTGGAAGGTTTGCAAGGCGAACTGCTGGATCTGGATGCCTCGGCCGCACAAGCCGGTTTGCAGGATGCGCTGGAATTGCGTGCCGAACGCGAGGAAGCAGTACGCTTGGCAAAAATCCAGCTCGATACACTGGCAGCCCAATTGCGCGAGCATGAACAGGCCCGTGCCGAGCATGAAAAGAATCTGGGACCTTTGCGCGAGCAAGTCACTGAATTGCAGTTGCAGGAACAAGCGTCGCGTCTGGCGGTCGAACAGTTTGCTGAACAGTTGGACAGCAGAAAGGTAAACCGTTCCGAACTGTGGAGCTTGTTACAGGAAAAGACACCGGAATGGCAGCGCGTGGGTTGGTTGCAGTCTGAAGTGCAGCGTATCTCGCGCCAGATTGAAGGCTTGGGTCCGGTGAACCTGGCGGCCCTTGAAGAGCTGACTACAGCGCAAGAACGCAAGACTTATCTGGATGCCCAGCATAAGGATTTGAGTGATGCCATCGAGACCCTGGAAGATGCAATTCGCAAGATTGACCGCGAGACGCGCCAGTTGCTCATGGAAACATTCAACATCGTTAATCAGCACTTTGGTGAGCTTTTCCCAAGGCTATTTGGTGGTGGAGAGGCTAAACTGACGATGGTGGGCGATGAAGTGCTGGAAGCCGGGGTGCAAGTCATGGCTCAACCACCAGGTAAACGCAATAGCACGATTCATTTGCTCTCTGGTGGTGAAAAGGCCTTGACCGCGACAGCGTTGGTTTTTGCCTTTTTCAAACTGAATCCTGCCCCCTTTTGTTTGCTGGACGAGGTGGATGCGCCATTGGATGATGCAAATACCGAACGCTATGCCAATCTGGTGGCCAGCATGAGTGAACAAACCCAGTTTTTGTTTATTTCTCACAATAAAATTGCCATGCAGATGGCTAAACAACTGATCGGTGTCACCATGCAAGAGCAAGGTGTGTCCCGAATTGTGGCAGTGGACGTAGACGCTGCCATGCAAATGAGCAGTGTGTAA
- the ompR gene encoding two-component system response regulator OmpR, translated as MNTPTPPLTRKILVVDDDPRLRDLLRRYLSEQGFNVFVAEDGKEMAKLWQREHFDLLVLDLMLPGEDGLSICRRLRGGHDNTPIIMLTAKAEEIDRIVGLEMGADDYLIKPFNPRELLARVNAILRRRGTEEHPGAPSQENESIEFGPYVLNLSTRTLTRNNEVVPITTGEFSVLKVFARHPKIPLSRDKLMELARGREYEAFDRSLDVQISRLRKLIEPNASKPVFIQTVWGLGYVFVPDGGN; from the coding sequence ATGAATACGCCGACACCCCCCCTCACCCGCAAAATCCTTGTCGTTGACGACGATCCCCGGCTGCGCGATTTGCTGCGCCGCTACCTGTCTGAACAAGGATTCAACGTCTTCGTTGCCGAAGACGGTAAAGAAATGGCCAAACTCTGGCAACGTGAGCATTTCGATCTGCTGGTACTGGATCTGATGCTGCCAGGCGAGGATGGCCTATCCATCTGTCGCCGGCTGCGCGGCGGTCACGACAATACCCCCATCATCATGCTTACCGCCAAGGCCGAAGAAATCGACCGTATCGTGGGCCTGGAAATGGGTGCCGATGACTACCTCATCAAACCTTTCAACCCCCGCGAACTGCTGGCCCGTGTCAACGCTATCTTGCGACGCCGTGGTACCGAGGAACACCCCGGCGCACCTAGTCAGGAAAATGAATCGATTGAGTTCGGTCCTTATGTGCTGAACCTGTCCACTCGAACACTGACACGCAATAACGAAGTTGTCCCCATCACAACGGGCGAGTTCTCCGTGCTGAAAGTGTTTGCCCGTCACCCCAAGATCCCCTTGTCGCGCGACAAACTGATGGAATTGGCGCGTGGCCGTGAATACGAAGCCTTTGACCGCAGTTTGGACGTCCAGATTTCGCGTCTGCGCAAGCTGATCGAACCCAATGCTTCCAAGCCCGTGTTTATTCAAACGGTCTGGGGCCTGGGCTACGTTTTTGTTCCAGACGGCGGTAACTGA
- the ispD gene encoding 2-C-methyl-D-erythritol 4-phosphate cytidylyltransferase, whose protein sequence is MKTTLIAIVPAAGIGSRALDSATKTQGVPKQYRLLGGQPMLRRSVQALLADERISQVRVAVAPGDTWATAALDGLPRTVCLPCGGDTRAETVLNTVQSLDKDEQAWVLVHDAARPGLPKQALARLIDACLQAQRGGLLALPVPDTVKRATPAEPVGVLETVDREGLWLAQTPQLFPARALRGALQAAKEQGFVVTDEASAMELAGSQPLLILGSARNFKVTWPEDFELMEKWL, encoded by the coding sequence ATGAAGACTACCTTGATTGCAATTGTTCCAGCCGCCGGTATTGGCTCGCGCGCCCTGGATTCTGCCACGAAGACGCAAGGCGTGCCCAAGCAATATCGTTTGCTGGGCGGGCAGCCCATGTTGCGCCGTTCGGTACAGGCTTTGCTGGCCGATGAGCGCATCAGCCAGGTGCGGGTGGCCGTGGCCCCCGGTGATACCTGGGCGACGGCGGCACTGGACGGCTTGCCGCGTACGGTTTGCCTGCCCTGTGGTGGTGACACGCGGGCTGAAACGGTGCTCAATACTGTGCAGAGCCTGGATAAGGACGAGCAGGCCTGGGTTCTGGTTCACGATGCCGCTCGCCCGGGTTTGCCCAAGCAGGCCCTGGCACGTTTGATTGATGCCTGCTTGCAGGCGCAACGTGGTGGCTTGTTGGCCTTGCCCGTGCCTGATACTGTCAAGCGCGCAACGCCTGCGGAGCCAGTGGGGGTGTTGGAAACGGTGGACAGAGAAGGACTCTGGCTGGCGCAGACTCCCCAGTTGTTTCCCGCCCGTGCCTTACGTGGGGCCTTACAAGCGGCTAAAGAACAGGGTTTTGTGGTGACGGATGAAGCTAGCGCCATGGAATTGGCGGGCAGCCAACCCTTATTAATATTGGGGTCGGCGCGGAATTTTAAAGTCACCTGGCCTGAAGATTTTGAATTGATGGAGAAGTGGTTATGA
- a CDS encoding uracil-DNA glycosylase, with product MIDFQPISPLQRTWLLELGLERAFLARLPQAQPGGQSAPVAAPAQEAAAAMQTAQPVERHLNDAGSPSPSAPAAATDAMSARDQALAVLRKSGARPVAAAPVEEVVQRPAVLIQPEKAQDMASLLEQVQACQECGLHTGRAQVVFGSELLSEPDWMIIGEAPGTSDDRSAKPFDGKAGLLLQAMLNSAIPNASVYKTHLVKCRPLGNRPPTQEELAACRAFLDAQIRLVQPRRLLAVGHLAAVALSGRDEDLETLRGQALTYTDAQGRSLPLVVTYHPASLLLRPQHKANAWRDLSLLRELQNQP from the coding sequence ATGATCGATTTTCAGCCTATCTCCCCTTTGCAGCGCACCTGGCTTTTGGAGTTGGGGCTGGAGCGTGCTTTTTTGGCGCGTCTGCCCCAGGCGCAGCCTGGTGGGCAGTCCGCCCCTGTGGCCGCCCCTGCGCAAGAGGCCGCAGCAGCGATGCAGACGGCTCAGCCGGTAGAGCGGCATCTTAATGATGCGGGCAGTCCGTCCCCCTCAGCCCCCGCAGCGGCTACGGATGCCATGTCGGCCCGAGATCAGGCACTGGCTGTCTTGCGTAAATCCGGTGCCAGACCGGTAGCGGCAGCTCCTGTCGAGGAAGTGGTGCAGCGGCCTGCCGTGCTGATTCAGCCTGAAAAAGCGCAGGATATGGCCAGTTTGCTGGAGCAAGTACAGGCTTGTCAGGAATGTGGTTTGCACACGGGGCGAGCTCAAGTAGTGTTTGGTTCAGAGCTCTTGTCCGAGCCGGACTGGATGATTATTGGCGAAGCACCGGGCACGAGCGATGATCGTAGCGCCAAGCCTTTTGATGGCAAGGCGGGTCTGCTCTTGCAAGCCATGCTCAATAGCGCGATTCCCAATGCCTCGGTTTATAAAACGCATCTGGTGAAGTGCCGCCCCCTGGGTAATCGTCCCCCCACACAGGAAGAGCTGGCTGCATGCCGGGCTTTTCTGGACGCGCAAATTCGCTTGGTACAGCCACGTCGTTTGTTGGCCGTCGGCCATTTGGCGGCGGTGGCACTAAGTGGTCGTGATGAGGATCTGGAAACCTTGCGGGGTCAGGCTTTAACGTATACCGATGCTCAGGGGCGCAGCCTGCCTTTGGTGGTGACATACCATCCGGCCTCGCTCTTGTTGCGCCCGCAGCACAAAGCCAATGCCTGGCGGGATTTGTCTTTGCTGCGCGAATTGCAAAACCAGCCCTGA
- the ispF gene encoding 2-C-methyl-D-erythritol 2,4-cyclodiphosphate synthase has translation MSMPIRVGQGFDVHVLCEGRPLILGGVTIPHTHGLMGHSDADALLHAITDAILGAAGLGDIGRHFPDTDPQYKGADSRVLLRHAYEQVRAAGWLVGNVDATIHAQKPKIAPHAPAMVANIEADLKLEPGSVNIKGKTNEAIGFVGRQEGIAVTSVALLYRA, from the coding sequence ATGAGCATGCCAATTCGCGTAGGACAAGGTTTTGATGTACATGTGCTGTGCGAAGGCCGGCCTTTGATCTTGGGCGGCGTCACCATCCCGCATACGCATGGCTTGATGGGGCATTCGGATGCCGATGCCTTGCTGCATGCCATTACCGATGCGATTTTGGGGGCGGCAGGCCTGGGCGATATTGGTCGCCACTTTCCCGATACAGACCCTCAATACAAGGGCGCTGATAGCCGTGTCTTGTTGCGTCATGCTTATGAGCAGGTGCGCGCTGCGGGTTGGTTGGTTGGGAATGTGGATGCCACGATTCATGCGCAAAAACCCAAGATCGCACCACATGCCCCGGCGATGGTGGCCAATATCGAGGCCGATCTGAAATTGGAACCTGGCAGTGTGAACATCAAGGGCAAGACAAACGAGGCGATTGGCTTTGTGGGGCGCCAGGAAGGGATTGCGGTCACCTCGGTGGCCTTGCTGTATCGCGCCTGA
- the tsaB gene encoding tRNA (adenosine(37)-N6)-threonylcarbamoyltransferase complex dimerization subunit type 1 TsaB: protein MDAHILALETSSNLCELTLLSRTQAGISLVELSHEGSGDHAERLLPMAEQLLEQAGVDRHALTAIAFGQGPGGFTGLRVACGVAQGMAFALGLPVLPVSSLLAAAACGTPIEGTAYVVAQDARMQEVYAAVYSWTAKGSWSVLQSPVLLDAAQVTTWIVRLQAEGLIAQQQPICVLGDALEQFPDLAPAVLAQGWEVGQPWRATGASVAHLALHDLDEGRGVSPDLAMPLYVREKVAYTIQEREQGLGGNPAALDQPLQIEAMQAGHVSAVLDIERCVETHPWTAGNFTDALGNSAYCSRIIHKQGQVQGYAIWLQAPDMIELLLIGVSPEQQRRGLAWQLLDDGLEWARQQQLERVVLEVRASNAPAIGLYQKYGFKADGLRKNYYPLSDGRREDAVLMSLSLASKAGA from the coding sequence ATGGATGCACATATTCTTGCCTTGGAGACTTCCTCCAATCTCTGTGAACTGACCTTGTTATCTCGCACACAGGCGGGTATTTCGCTTGTGGAGCTGAGTCACGAGGGGAGCGGCGACCACGCCGAACGCCTTTTGCCCATGGCCGAGCAACTGCTGGAGCAGGCGGGGGTAGATAGACACGCCTTGACCGCGATTGCGTTCGGGCAAGGCCCAGGTGGATTTACCGGGCTGCGCGTGGCCTGTGGCGTGGCTCAGGGTATGGCTTTTGCCTTGGGCTTGCCGGTACTGCCGGTCTCGTCCTTGTTGGCGGCTGCCGCTTGCGGCACGCCCATCGAGGGGACGGCTTATGTGGTGGCACAGGATGCGCGCATGCAAGAGGTGTATGCCGCTGTGTACAGTTGGACGGCCAAGGGTTCCTGGTCCGTGCTGCAAAGTCCGGTCTTGCTCGATGCCGCCCAGGTCACTACCTGGATTGTCCGTTTGCAAGCGGAAGGGTTGATTGCTCAGCAACAGCCCATTTGTGTCCTTGGTGACGCTCTGGAGCAGTTTCCTGATCTGGCCCCAGCCGTTCTGGCTCAGGGCTGGGAAGTGGGCCAGCCGTGGCGTGCAACCGGTGCCAGTGTGGCGCATTTGGCCTTGCATGATCTGGACGAAGGACGCGGTGTCTCCCCAGACCTGGCCATGCCATTGTATGTGCGCGAGAAAGTTGCCTACACCATTCAGGAACGTGAACAGGGCTTGGGTGGAAACCCGGCCGCTCTGGATCAACCTTTGCAAATTGAAGCCATGCAGGCAGGCCATGTATCTGCTGTGCTGGATATTGAACGCTGCGTGGAAACTCACCCTTGGACGGCAGGCAATTTCACGGATGCTTTGGGCAATAGTGCGTATTGCTCCCGAATCATTCACAAGCAAGGGCAGGTTCAAGGCTATGCTATTTGGTTGCAAGCCCCCGATATGATTGAACTTCTGCTGATTGGGGTGTCCCCCGAGCAGCAGCGCCGCGGTCTGGCCTGGCAATTGCTGGACGATGGCCTGGAATGGGCCCGTCAGCAGCAGCTCGAGCGCGTGGTTCTGGAGGTGCGAGCCTCGAATGCGCCGGCTATCGGCTTATATCAGAAGTATGGTTTCAAGGCGGATGGTTTACGTAAAAACTACTATCCGCTTAGCGATGGACGGCGTGAAGACGCGGTCTTGATGAGCCTGAGCTTGGCCAGCAAGGCAGGGGCATGA
- a CDS encoding ATP-binding protein — MAAQRRATKNSSIRLGLFSRSFLLLAALMLVSLGAWLQVFFSMEEGPRAAQMAQRVASIVSITRSALVYAPPAVRPALLLDLATKESLRVQPRENTDELEPLPRSNYWQHVSTEVRGALGSQTLIMWSVNSVPGIWVSFDINDDQYWLVFDREQLSLTAGVEWLGWGATALLLALIGAAVSVRFVNRPLAQLAKVAQQLARGETPSTLPEKGPVEIRDMNIAFNRMARDIRQTEADREIMLAGISHDLRTPLARMRLEIELSQVSDETRAAIDEDLAQIDHSIGQLMEYARPAAAVPEHGIDVSAVLNDVYERERTHTESLGGILTASVEPNLYARISAHDLKRIVSNLIENARRYGRSPEDDRARIELSAHQHGNILIIAVKDQGAGIAKSDIQRLLRPFSRGVSARTGVSGAGLGLAIVERLLGQVGGHFELVSAPSEGLTARIQLPRIRASRNAPGTQADKDSKTS; from the coding sequence GTGGCCGCCCAACGCCGAGCAACAAAAAACTCAAGTATCCGGCTGGGTTTATTCAGCCGGTCTTTTTTATTGCTCGCAGCGTTAATGCTCGTCAGCCTGGGTGCCTGGCTGCAAGTATTCTTCAGTATGGAAGAAGGCCCACGCGCAGCCCAAATGGCGCAACGCGTGGCGTCCATTGTCAGCATCACCCGATCGGCTCTGGTGTACGCACCCCCGGCGGTACGACCTGCCCTGTTGCTGGATCTGGCCACCAAGGAAAGTCTGCGCGTGCAACCACGCGAGAACACGGACGAGCTTGAACCCCTGCCGCGCTCCAACTACTGGCAGCATGTCTCTACCGAAGTGCGTGGCGCATTAGGCAGCCAGACCTTGATCATGTGGTCGGTCAACAGCGTGCCGGGTATCTGGGTTTCGTTTGATATCAATGACGATCAGTATTGGCTGGTCTTTGATCGCGAACAATTAAGTCTGACCGCCGGAGTGGAATGGCTGGGCTGGGGCGCTACCGCCTTGCTGCTGGCCCTGATCGGTGCCGCTGTCAGTGTGCGCTTTGTGAACCGGCCTTTGGCCCAACTGGCCAAAGTGGCCCAGCAGTTGGCTCGTGGTGAAACACCCAGCACCCTGCCTGAAAAAGGCCCGGTTGAAATCCGTGACATGAATATCGCCTTTAACCGCATGGCCCGAGATATCCGCCAAACAGAGGCGGATCGAGAGATCATGCTGGCCGGTATTTCGCACGATTTGCGCACACCACTGGCCCGCATGCGTCTGGAAATTGAATTAAGTCAGGTATCGGACGAGACTCGTGCCGCCATTGACGAGGACTTGGCTCAGATTGACCACAGTATTGGTCAATTGATGGAATATGCCCGTCCTGCTGCGGCTGTGCCCGAGCATGGCATTGATGTGTCCGCCGTGCTCAATGATGTCTACGAGCGTGAGCGCACGCATACCGAATCGCTGGGTGGCATTTTGACGGCCTCCGTCGAACCCAATCTGTATGCCCGCATCAGCGCACACGATTTGAAGCGTATCGTCTCTAACCTGATCGAAAATGCCCGCCGCTATGGACGCAGTCCCGAAGATGATCGGGCACGCATCGAGCTGTCGGCGCATCAACATGGCAATATTTTGATCATCGCCGTCAAGGATCAGGGAGCCGGTATTGCAAAAAGCGACATCCAGCGCCTGCTGCGCCCCTTCTCGCGCGGTGTCTCTGCCCGCACAGGTGTCAGTGGTGCAGGTTTGGGACTGGCGATTGTGGAACGTTTGCTAGGACAGGTCGGAGGGCACTTTGAACTGGTCAGTGCTCCGTCCGAAGGCTTGACCGCTCGCATTCAATTGCCACGTATCCGTGCCAGTCGCAATGCGCCTGGAACCCAGGCCGATAAGGACAGCAAAACTTCCTGA